The sequence CCCTTGGCATATTCCTTACGCCTTGGACAATGAACCTTACGGTCATGGCAAGCGGCTTACTTACCATTATCGCCGCTCTCTGGCTCTATTACTGCATACGCCGCGGCATAGAGATAAGAGCGCGCCACCTCGTGTTAAACGGCATCCTCTACATCATATTCGTCGGCATCGTGATATACGGCTACGCGTAGCGACAAAGACCGATTTATATTGAACGCTGCGCTAAATCCTGTTAAAAATATGTAGGGGGTTAATACCATGGCAAAGATTTCTCCGTCCATACTTTCGGCGGACTTTGGCGACCTTAAAAAGGAAGTCGCAGCGGTCGAGGCCGCTGGCGCAGACTATCTGCATGTAGACGTGATGGACGGCCACTTCGTCCCTAATATCACAATCGGCCCGTTTGTGGTCGAGGCGCTAAAGAAGATCACAAAGCTTCCCCTCGACGTGCACCTCATGATAGAAGACCCCGATAAATACATCCCCGCGTTTGCAAAGGCCGGCAGCTCCATACTTACAGTGCATGTGGAGGCGAGCACGCACCTTCACAGGACGATACAGCTCATAAAGGAGCTTGGCGTAAAGGCCGGCGTCACGCTAAACCCGTCCACTCCGGCAGAGTCAATCGGCGAAGTGATTGGCGACGTCGACCTTGTGCTCGTTATGAGCGTAAACCCTGGGTTTAGCGGCCAGGGGTTTATCGAAGCGAGCATTCCAAAGCTGCAAAAAATCAGAAAAATGCTCGATGCGGTTTCTTCCAGGGCAGAGCTTGAGATAGACGGCGGCATCAAGCCTTCAAACATAGCCAGGGTTGCGAAGGCCGGGGCGGATGTATTCGTTGCCGGAAGCGCGATATTCGGAAGTAGCGACTATAAAAAAACCATCGCCGAGATGCGAAGCGCAATAGCCGGCAAATAACGCGCCCGTACCGCGACCGGCAAAGCGCCTGCTTTCTATGCCAAAGGCCTACCACCTAAATATCGACAAAAAAGACATCAAAGGCTCTGTCACGGCCCTGTTGCCGGGAGACCCTGCACGCTGCCGTCTTATAGCCTCCGAAATAACAAAGCGTTACGGCGGCTCGGCGCGCCTGCTTGCCGAAAAGCGCGAGTTCACATCGTACCTCGTATGCGGCGGCAAAAAGACCGTACTCGTCACGTCCACGGGAATAGGCGGGCCGTCGGCATCCATCGCAATAGAGGAACTTGCAAGGCTCGGAATAAAAAACTTTCTTCGCGTGGGAACAACCGGCTCCATCCAAAAAAACATAAAGGCCGGCGACGCCGTAATCACTACCGCCTCGGTAAGGCTCGACGGCGCCTCGCTCCACTACGCACCGATAGAGTACCCTGCTGTTGCCGATTTCTCGATAGTCAACGCGCTTATCATGGGCGCGAAGGCCGCGAAGATAAAGTTTCACGCCGGCATAAGCGCGTCCTCGGACACCTTCTATCAGGGCGAAGAACGCCACGACCGTTTCAGAAAATACATTATACGCGCAATCAAGGGCTCGACCACCGAATGGAAGGCGCTTCACGTGCTGAACTTCGAAATGGAATCCGCCACGATACTTACCGTGGCCGCGTCCATGGGGCTCAAGGCAGGATGCGTCACAGGTGTGGTAAATAAAGGCGGGGAAGGCAACATCACGCCCGAAAAATTACGGCTCGGCGAGAGCGCGGCCGTAAAAACGGCCATTGCCGCGCTCGCTTATATGGAGGAATAACTCATGTTATTTTATTTCGTAAGACACGGGGAAGCCAACCTTATAGAAGAAGACTCGGAGCGCGGACTTTCGGCAAAAGGCATAAAAGAGGCAGAACTCATAGGAGCACGCCTAAAGGCAATGAAGGCGCGACCGCTGCGTATACTGCACAGCTCCAAAAAGCGCGCCATACAGACCGCGCAAATCATCTATAAGCACCTCACACCACCCGGAGGAATATATGAAACGCCAGGGCTAAACCCAAACGACGACATTGAAAAATGGGTTGCCAGACTGGCCGAGGAGACAACCAGCCTGATGCTCGTCGGGCACCTTCCGTTCCTTGCCGTTCTTGCCGCAGAGCTTACCGGTGAAAATCCCGATGACATGGCCTTCGAAACAGCAACTGCATTGTGCATTGACAGAACCGATCAGGAAGGGTTCAAGAAGAAATGGAAAATCACGCCTCGCGAGGGCTAATAACGGTTACCTGCGCTCAAAATCGTCATCGTAGCGCGTGATATCGTCCTCTCCGACGTAAGTACCGTTTTGAACCTCTATAATCTCTAACGATACATTTAAAGACGTATTTTCGAGCCTGTGCTTAACGCCAAGCGGAATAAACGTGCTCTCATTGGTTTTAACAGTTAAAACTTCCTTGCCCCTTGTGACCCTGGCCTCTCCTGCCACAACCACCCAGTGCTCGCTTCTTTTTGCGTGCGATTGGAGGCTAAGGCGCATCCCCGGCATTACGACTATCTTCTTTATCTTATAAAGGTCTCCCTCTTCGAGCACGGTATACGCGCCCCAAGGCCTCTCGACGGTAACATGGGTCTCGTGCTCGGCATGGCCCTTTTTCTTTAATATATCGACAACGTCCTTTACCTCCTGCGCCCTGTCCTTACGGCACACAAGGGTTGCGTCGGGGGTATCGACGAGTATAATATCGTCTAACCCTATGGTCGCAACAAGACGGTCCGAACCGATTATGAAAGAATTCTTACTGCCTATATCAACGACCGTGCCTTTTATGATGTTGCCGTCCTTGTCGGTATCGTATACATCCTCAAGCGACGACCACGAGCCTATATCAGACCACTCGAACGCAGCCTCGACCATCGAGACATTGGCGCTTTTCTCAAGCACGCCGTAATCTATGGAAATGGACTCCATGGAAGCGTACGCCTTTTCGATATCTTCGCCGTTCTTTATTGCCATGAGATTTTTATAGACCAAAGGCAGGTGCCTTCGCATTTCATCTAGAATAGCCGAGGCCTTCCACACGAATATGCCGCTATTCCAGAAGTAGCCGCCGTCCTTAAGATACTTTTTCGCCTTCTTCAAATCCGGTTTTTCAACGAATTTTTCAACACCTCTTACTTTTATCTTATCTATTTTGGACGCCTTTTTGCCGGACGTCTTTATATACCCGTACCCCGTCTCCGGGCTACCTGGCTTTATGCCAATAGTAACAAGCCTTCCGTCAAGCGCGACCTCGTATGCCGCTCTAAGTGTAGAGCAAAACCCGTCGTTATTACCTATAAGATGATCTGCCGGAAGAACGGCCATGACAGCCTCGGGATCTTTCTTTACGACCTCCACTGCCGCAAGCCCTATTGCAGGGGCCGTATTCCTGCCAAAAGGCTCAAGCACGAAGCCGGTAAGAAGCGGCTCCTTGTCGAACTTAAGATGCAGCCGCATAAGCTCTGCTTGCGCTGGGTTCGTTACAACAGCTATATGCTCAAGCGGCATGAGGTGCTTAAGCCTCTTTACCGTTGACATAAGGAGGCTCTCCTCGCCAGCAACCTTAAGAAGCTGCTTTGGAGTGGAAACACGGCTAAGGGGCCAGAACCTCGTGCCCACGCCGCCGGCAAGTATCATACCGTAAAAACCCTTGATAGATGTCTTCACTTTATAACCTTAAGCGCAGTCGATATCATATCCTTTAAATCCTTGAACGAGCGCACCCTGCCAATATAGTGCAACAAACGCCTGAAACTCAAGAGGTAAAAACTGCGATTGGCTTTTTTTACGAGCCTCTCGAGATCGTCTTTCGTAAGCCCCGGATACGAGACAAGGGCCTTTTCCGTTGGAGAAAGATTTTTCTCGAGGTCATGAATTTCAGGCTCCACCGCAAAACCCTCTTTAAGGGCTTTTTCCGAGAACTCAGTGCCGGGAAAAGGAGTAGCGATACTGAACATGCAGTAATTTACCGGAAGCTTGCTTACCTCTCTTATGGTCCGCTCAGCACTTTCGACAGTCTCAAATGCCGAGGCGCCAAACATTATATTGGGCTTGGGCTCGATACCATGCCTGTTTAAAAGCCGCACGGCCTTTTCAACACTCTCGACCTTCATGTCTTTCTTTATGTCATCGAGCACCTTCTGGTCAAGGGACTCAACGCCAAGGTCCACGTAACTGCACCCGGCCTCTTTAAGCGCTGCAACTGTCTCGTCATCGAGAATAAGGTCGCATCTTGCAAGCACGCCAAACGGAAGTCCGACCGTCTTTAATCCGGCGCATATTTCGAGAATACGCTTTTTGCCGCCGTATATAAAGAGATCGTCGATAACGGATACGGCCTTATAACCCTCGGCCTTGATAGCCGCAAACTCGCGCGCGATATTCTCAGGGGACCTCAAGCGCACCGGAGGCTTCTTGCCGTTATTGAATCTCTTCCACTCGAGCTCTCTGGCCCAGCTTATCGCGTTCGGCACGCAGTAATAACAGCGGAAACCGCACCCCCTGGAGGTAAGTATCAGTGTCACAGGCCTTGCCGGAAGCTTGGGATTAAAAAGGTCTATATCCTCTTTCGGAAGATACTTCCTTGCTGGAAAAGGAAGTGAGTCGAGGTCCTCTATTATGCCATACGTTTCGTTCTCTATAAATTCGCCGTTCTTAAAGTACGACAGCCCCTTTACCTTGTCGAGGCCGCCTTTTTCAAAGGCCTTTATCGTATCCCTTATGACATACTCTGCCTCGCCGCGCGCTACAAAACAATTTTCATCGAGCAGAAAATCTTGCGGCTTAAGAGTTGGATGCGGACCAAAAAATACAACCTTGCCTTTTTTGCGCGAAAGTATGAAGGCGGCGGCCTTCTTGTCAACGCTTTCTGCAAGGAGCACGGTATGCAATATAAAAACATCGCTATTCCCGGCATTGACAAAGGCCTCAAACTCCCCGCTTGAGGAATCGGCGCTGAAATCGCGTAGCACCACCTCGTGGCCTTCCTTTTCGAACACCGCTGCAAGGTAGAGCATTGGCAGTTCGGGCTGCTTATAATATGTAAATGTGCAGCCGTATACGCGCTCCGGCATTCTCGAAGGCGAAGCAGCCGGCGGTATCAGAAGACAAACTCTCACGGGATTCTTCTCTCCAATGCTTTATTATATCTCACTGTTTGGGTATCCCTTATTTCACATTCTTCATAACTGCACCGGACGGAACAAAGACCGCCTTTACCACCCATGCCGCAGCTGCCGCGCACCAGACGAAATTTCTCATCAAATGCACAAACGGCATGAACCATGCGGCCATGTCGCGTTGCTTGGCATAAACACCGAGAGCGAATATGGCCCTGTCCAGAAAAATGACCATAAACACGGCATACGCGGCAAGATAGAACCTGCCGTCGGAAAAAACAACTCCAAGAAGAACTATCAGTAAAAATAAGAACGTTAAAGGCACCTGCATTATCATCCTTAGCCCCGAGACACTGTCGCCCGAGACCTTGTCCGTGTGCTTCCTTACAAGCTGCATGCGCCCGTAGGCGGAACGGTACTGCTGCCGTGCATACCCGGCGATATCGGCCTTCCAGTAATGGTCGCATACGGCGTCTTTCCTGAAAACGAGCTTATAACCTGCCCTGCCCAGCCTGTAGCTCATATCGTTATCATAACCGTACTTGAAACGCGCGTCGAATAGGCCTACTTTATCGAGCGCTTCCCTTCTGTAGGCCGTATTCCCGGTACAAACCTGCGTCACATACTTTCCACGAATAGAGTCGTAGCGCGCCTCCACGTCATACCCCATCATCTTTGCCATAAGGGAAACGTTTCCCGGGGTTTTATAATAACCCTGAACAGCGCCGACCTCGGGATCAGAGAACTCCTCCACAACCTTTGAGAGCCAATCCTTCGAAAGAACGACATCGGCATCCACTGAAATAATGATATCGTGTGTCGCCGCCTTGAAACCGTTATTTGTGGCACTTACGGCTCCCTGGTTTTCCTGGTCAATGATCCTGAACCCGGGTTTACCAAGAAACTTTCTCGCGACTTCAGGAGAGTTGTCCCTGGAGCCGTCGTTTACGAGTATGACCTCAACATCGCCGCCGTAATCCTGCCCAAATATCGCCTCCAGTACGGCAGCAATAAGACTGCCACCGTTGTACATTGGAATTACAATACTTACAGGCTGCTGTTTTTTCATTTCTTCCATAATTGTTTCCGCAGAAATTATTTAAGTCGCCATTTAAGCGTGACAGCAACGCCATCTACCAGCGCGGTCGCAGCCTTCCATCCGATCTCTTTTTCAGCAGCCTTCACATCAAGACAACTTCGCCTAAGGTCGCCATCCCGCGCAGCGGCAAACCCGGGGTTCGCGAGCGCGGCGTCCAATCCGGCGCGCTTTCCCTTGACAGCTCCATACACCGTATCGTAAAGCTCGCGCGTGTGCGTGGCAATGCCTGTGCCGATGTTCAAAACCATACCGTTACCTTTTGTAAGCGCGGCAACATTTGCAGCGGCAACATCGGCAACATACACATAATCGCGCGTCATGCCTCTGAGTTCTTCCTTGAAACGACAGAGCATGGAAGGTTTTCCTTCGATAAGGTTGTTCATAAATATGGCGACAACCCCGGCCTCGCCGTGCGGAATCTGGCGCGGACCGTAAACATTTGCATACCT is a genomic window of Deltaproteobacteria bacterium containing:
- the rpe gene encoding ribulose-phosphate 3-epimerase — protein: MAKISPSILSADFGDLKKEVAAVEAAGADYLHVDVMDGHFVPNITIGPFVVEALKKITKLPLDVHLMIEDPDKYIPAFAKAGSSILTVHVEASTHLHRTIQLIKELGVKAGVTLNPSTPAESIGEVIGDVDLVLVMSVNPGFSGQGFIEASIPKLQKIRKMLDAVSSRAELEIDGGIKPSNIARVAKAGADVFVAGSAIFGSSDYKKTIAEMRSAIAGK
- the udp gene encoding uridine phosphorylase; the encoded protein is MPKAYHLNIDKKDIKGSVTALLPGDPARCRLIASEITKRYGGSARLLAEKREFTSYLVCGGKKTVLVTSTGIGGPSASIAIEELARLGIKNFLRVGTTGSIQKNIKAGDAVITTASVRLDGASLHYAPIEYPAVADFSIVNALIMGAKAAKIKFHAGISASSDTFYQGEERHDRFRKYIIRAIKGSTTEWKALHVLNFEMESATILTVAASMGLKAGCVTGVVNKGGEGNITPEKLRLGESAAVKTAIAALAYMEE
- the sixA gene encoding phosphohistidine phosphatase SixA, with product MLFYFVRHGEANLIEEDSERGLSAKGIKEAELIGARLKAMKARPLRILHSSKKRAIQTAQIIYKHLTPPGGIYETPGLNPNDDIEKWVARLAEETTSLMLVGHLPFLAVLAAELTGENPDDMAFETATALCIDRTDQEGFKKKWKITPREG
- a CDS encoding mannose-1-phosphate guanylyltransferase/mannose-6-phosphate isomerase, with translation MKTSIKGFYGMILAGGVGTRFWPLSRVSTPKQLLKVAGEESLLMSTVKRLKHLMPLEHIAVVTNPAQAELMRLHLKFDKEPLLTGFVLEPFGRNTAPAIGLAAVEVVKKDPEAVMAVLPADHLIGNNDGFCSTLRAAYEVALDGRLVTIGIKPGSPETGYGYIKTSGKKASKIDKIKVRGVEKFVEKPDLKKAKKYLKDGGYFWNSGIFVWKASAILDEMRRHLPLVYKNLMAIKNGEDIEKAYASMESISIDYGVLEKSANVSMVEAAFEWSDIGSWSSLEDVYDTDKDGNIIKGTVVDIGSKNSFIIGSDRLVATIGLDDIILVDTPDATLVCRKDRAQEVKDVVDILKKKGHAEHETHVTVERPWGAYTVLEEGDLYKIKKIVVMPGMRLSLQSHAKRSEHWVVVAGEARVTRGKEVLTVKTNESTFIPLGVKHRLENTSLNVSLEIIEVQNGTYVGEDDITRYDDDFERR
- a CDS encoding B12-binding domain-containing radical SAM protein produces the protein MRVCLLIPPAASPSRMPERVYGCTFTYYKQPELPMLYLAAVFEKEGHEVVLRDFSADSSSGEFEAFVNAGNSDVFILHTVLLAESVDKKAAAFILSRKKGKVVFFGPHPTLKPQDFLLDENCFVARGEAEYVIRDTIKAFEKGGLDKVKGLSYFKNGEFIENETYGIIEDLDSLPFPARKYLPKEDIDLFNPKLPARPVTLILTSRGCGFRCYYCVPNAISWARELEWKRFNNGKKPPVRLRSPENIAREFAAIKAEGYKAVSVIDDLFIYGGKKRILEICAGLKTVGLPFGVLARCDLILDDETVAALKEAGCSYVDLGVESLDQKVLDDIKKDMKVESVEKAVRLLNRHGIEPKPNIMFGASAFETVESAERTIREVSKLPVNYCMFSIATPFPGTEFSEKALKEGFAVEPEIHDLEKNLSPTEKALVSYPGLTKDDLERLVKKANRSFYLLSFRRLLHYIGRVRSFKDLKDMISTALKVIK
- a CDS encoding glycosyltransferase, with amino-acid sequence MKKQQPVSIVIPMYNGGSLIAAVLEAIFGQDYGGDVEVILVNDGSRDNSPEVARKFLGKPGFRIIDQENQGAVSATNNGFKAATHDIIISVDADVVLSKDWLSKVVEEFSDPEVGAVQGYYKTPGNVSLMAKMMGYDVEARYDSIRGKYVTQVCTGNTAYRREALDKVGLFDARFKYGYDNDMSYRLGRAGYKLVFRKDAVCDHYWKADIAGYARQQYRSAYGRMQLVRKHTDKVSGDSVSGLRMIMQVPLTFLFLLIVLLGVVFSDGRFYLAAYAVFMVIFLDRAIFALGVYAKQRDMAAWFMPFVHLMRNFVWCAAAAAWVVKAVFVPSGAVMKNVK